TAACGCATTATAAAAAGACAATTTAACCATTCCTGTTGAAGGCAGATTCCAACCGATTGTTGTTGAAGGATTGAAAGGGTTTGGATATGCATTCTCAACATAAAATGAGCCGGGAATCACCTCGTTCTCAACACTCACAGGAGTTTGCTTGAATATAAATTTCTGATAAACCGGAATATGATCGGATGCATAGTGAATTGCATTTGCGATCGTCTGACCTACCGCCGTATTTGGAGGACGGTTGATTGAATCGTTAAAATGCTGCCCGTCGTTTCCGTATGCAGTGTTCGAATTTCTTACATATTCGATACCACCTGTATCAGAAATCGCCTGTGAAAAAAGTATCATATCAAATCGGTCGTCCATTCCGCCTGTCGAACCGCCACCAAACTGGCGGGTTCTCGGTGATTGTGTGTGGTGGATTGCATACTGTGACTGATTGAATGTACCCGACATCACTATCGGATCAATAAAATGCCCTTGTGTACCGGCAGTAACTGCTTTTAATTTCTGATATGCTGCCTCTGTTGAACCATAAATATTGAAATCACCGCAAACAAGGAAGTTTCTTCCGGGCGGATAATTGTTGGTTACGCCCCTTAAAACATCGACTTCCCTGCCCCGCTGTGCTTCATTTGTTGCACCGGTACTGGCCTTAAGGTGCACTGAAAAAATAAAGAGCGTATCGAGGGTAACTTTATGCCTCACCTGAAAGAGGTTTATTGTTCTTAACTCAGTCGGATAGGCTGTATTGCTCAAATAATCAAATTTTGTGCTGTCATAAAATATCGCATTATCACTGTCAGGTCCATCAAGGAACGCACCTTTGTTATAGTTCTGCGAGAAAGTCTTCAAGACATTTACTAAAAATCCATCAACTCCGATTTGTGAGGTTATTTCCTGAACCACCAGAATATCAGGTTTTACTGCCTGAGTTATGGTTTTGTAGTAGCCGTTTCTGGTGGAAGCATCGGTACCCGGGTAATTTAATAGATTGTAAGACATAAATATTATTGTATCCTGTGACATGATTGTCGAAAAAGATAAAATCAGGATAAATAACATTCTTTTAATACTCATGTATGATCCATTTGTTAAGGTTAATAATTAAAAACAGGAATACCGGCCGGATATTCAATTTTATTTTTCCATCTTAAAGAACAGTTCCTTTGCAGTCGGAACAGGCAGTTCACAGACGGAATTACTGCACAGATAGAAGAAACACCCGCCTTCTGTTACATTCATGCTCGAGGTAAAAGGGGCGATTTCTGCCAGAATTTCGCTGTTCTTCCTGTCTTTCAGTATCACAAATACATTTTCGTAAGCAGGTTTGCCCAATTCAACCAAAGCAGATCTGATCTCGGGATGATCTGCCTCACCTGTAATCACAAGTTCGTATGAAGGGTAAATCAGAGGCTCCGTGGCATGCAGAAAATATGCATTAGCGAAGGGTGCCCGTTCGATATTTTTAGTAAATGTTGCAATCAGATCTTCTGCATGGTTCAGGAATGAAGGCTCACCCAGATAATGATACAGTGCAATCAGGACTTTAAGGGCAACCGAATTTCCCGATGGAATCGCCCCATCGTAAACATCCTTCCATCTGGCAGGGAGGTCATCTGAAAGTTCGGATGTCTGAAAAAAGCCGCCGTTCTTCCTGTCCAAAAAGTAATTTAGCATGGTGGATACATAATTCCTTGCTCTAAGGAGATAAATAGCATCGAAAGTTGCACGATACAACTCGATTAAACCGAGCTGATAAAACGCAAAATCGTCAAGAAAAGCAGGAATTGCCAAATCGCCCATTCTGTACCGGTGGAAAAGGAGTCCGTTTGTGACCATTTTTCTTTCTATGAAGAGATGAATTCTCTCAGCTTCCAGAATGTATTCATGCTTTTTTGAAACTCTTCCTGCGGATGCGAGGGCAGCCATCAGAAGTCCATTCCAGTCAGTAAGAATTTTGTCATCAAGTGACGGCCGGTTTCTCTCATTTCTTACCGCAAACAGTTTTTCCCTGTATTCTTCAAATTTTAAGGAGAAATGATCCGGATCCACACCTTGTTCACCAGCCATCTTTTCAAGCGGCTCCGCCAGAAAAATAACATTTTCTCCGGTGTATCCGCCTCTTACCTTGTCGATGAAATTTCCTCTTTCATCAATCTCGCACAAAAGGACAAAATTGTCAAATTCATCTTTAAGAATTTCTTTTAGCTCTTCCATGGTCCATACATAGAACTTTCCTTCCTCCCCGTCACTGTCTGCATCCTCAGCACTGAAGAATCCTCCCTCTTTCGATTTCATATCATTCAGAAGGTATTTTACAATTCCATCGATTGTCACCGAGTAAAAGCTGTCGCCGG
This region of Bacteroidota bacterium genomic DNA includes:
- a CDS encoding thioredoxin domain-containing protein, whose protein sequence is MTEKKTNRLANEKSPYLLQHRFNPVDWYPWCDEAFEKAKTEDKPVFLSIGYSTCHWCHVMEHESFEDEVVAKILNDSFISIKVDREERPDIDSIYMAVCQMIAGSGGWPLTVVLQPDKKPFFAGTYFPKESRYGKTGLIDLLNKIIVLWKERRSEINASAAQITQALNETPGRSESSDIPVEVFDTAFSQFVERFDPVHGGFGSSPKFPSPHNLIFLLHYFVNSGNPKALEMAEKTLISMRLGGIYDHLGDGFHRYSTDDEWRLPHFEKMLYDQAMLILAYAEALKITGDSFYSVTIDGIVKYLLNDMKSKEGGFFSAEDADSDGEEGKFYVWTMEELKEILKDEFDNFVLLCEIDERGNFIDKVRGGYTGENVIFLAEPLEKMAGEQGVDPDHFSLKFEEYREKLFAVRNERNRPSLDDKILTDWNGLLMAALASAGRVSKKHEYILEAERIHLFIERKMVTNGLLFHRYRMGDLAIPAFLDDFAFYQLGLIELYRATFDAIYLLRARNYVSTMLNYFLDRKNGGFFQTSELSDDLPARWKDVYDGAIPSGNSVALKVLIALYHYLGEPSFLNHAEDLIATFTKNIERAPFANAYFLHATEPLIYPSYELVITGEADHPEIRSALVELGKPAYENVFVILKDRKNSEILAEIAPFTSSMNVTEGGCFFYLCSNSVCELPVPTAKELFFKMEK
- a CDS encoding T9SS type A sorting domain-containing protein is translated as MSIKRMLFILILSFSTIMSQDTIIFMSYNLLNYPGTDASTRNGYYKTITQAVKPDILVVQEITSQIGVDGFLVNVLKTFSQNYNKGAFLDGPDSDNAIFYDSTKFDYLSNTAYPTELRTINLFQVRHKVTLDTLFIFSVHLKASTGATNEAQRGREVDVLRGVTNNYPPGRNFLVCGDFNIYGSTEAAYQKLKAVTAGTQGHFIDPIVMSGTFNQSQYAIHHTQSPRTRQFGGGSTGGMDDRFDMILFSQAISDTGGIEYVRNSNTAYGNDGQHFNDSINRPPNTAVGQTIANAIHYASDHIPVYQKFIFKQTPVSVENEVIPGSFYVENAYPNPFNPSTTIGWNLPSTGMVKLSFYNALGQLVSTESMGMTAAGKGSYIWDASGLSSGIYFARVEFLSETGSYSQFVKLNLMK